tgCTTTGCTTCCAGACTGGAAACTGTACGCAGAGTGTGATTAAATGCGCTTCACCTAAGATGTATGATTGTCGGAAACCTTTATGAGGGTGTCAAATTATATTGTACACAATGCACTGAGGGCTAaacgtctttgtctcttttgttgTCCCTCCAGTCTCTGGTGATAAACAGCGCTGCCAGGAGGACGTGCACCGTGGGCGAGATTGTAAATCTGGTTTCTGCAGACACTCAGAAGCTCATGGATTTTGTGGTGTACTTCAATGCTGTCTGGCTGGCTCCTATTGAGAttgctctttgtctcttcttcctctggcaGGTATGTCCAAGTGTAGTATCTTCACAATGCCTCCCATTCATGCACAAATCCTTTCATTTTACTCTGAAGTCCTTTAACGCGCTTTTATCCCTTCTTTTATTCAGCATCTGGGCCCGTCGGCTTTGGCAGGAATTGCCACTGTCATCCTTATTTTTCCACTCAACGGATTCATTGCAAAGAAAAGGAGCAAGCTGCAGGTAAAAGCTGTTACAGGAATCCGTTGCTCCTTCGCTCCAGTGAGGCTGACATCTGGCATGTTGGGTCAGGGAAGCCACAGCTGGTTTAGATAGTGGCTGAAGAGCAGTGTGGGTGTTTGGCCTGGATGGTACATTCTCCCTTGTCCTTTTGATGTCTGCCCCATATAACATGTTTGAAAAACAATGACAGGAAAGGGTGGGCAGTAGGAAGACataatttttcatttctttggCAAAACAACAGACGGTTCTATAAATTTGGATGCCAGTTTAATCGAACGTTGGCTTCAACCGCATTCCTGGCCCTTTGTTGTTTCCTTGTCATAAAAAATCCCTAGAATGTAACAGGCAGTAAATTCTTGCTGAATTAAACAACTTCTGTGATGTTCAGGAAACTGTAGCTGTAACAAGGGCAGACAAACCCATGTTCACAAATgtatggatttgtttttgtcttaatTGGTAATTGTCTTTCCACTGTAACCCAGTTTCAGCTtaagacattttatttcaatgataaaatgtaagaagtaaattgaaaaacacattcctTGTGGTCAACAGGAGATCCAGATGAAGTTCATGGACGGCCGCATCAGACTGATGAACGAGATCCTGAATGGAATAAAGATCTTGAAGTTTTACGCCTGGGAGAAGGCCTTCCTGGAGCAGGTGTTGGGCtacagagagaaggagctggaggctcTGAAAAAGTCTCAGATCCTTTATTCCATCTCCATTGCTTCCTTcaactcctcctctttcttgGTAAGagcagaaaaactgaaagagctcttaaaaaaaaaaaaaaaaattctaaagtTGACAGAggtatatatatagagagatacTTTTGTTGCACAAAAAGACCAAAACCGGTTGTTCATCGATTGTACTAACATGTGTGTTTACCCAAAGCCTGATATAGCTCTGTCCTTTGCACTGCTCTAGTTCCAATgtccatctttgtttgttttacttgtCCTTGTTAAGTACTTTGCAACATTGTTAAGAGATGTGCTGgcctatataaataaagtttgacattattattattattattattattattattattattatgagcaTTCTGTCTGTAAATCTAACTTTGagcatctttcttttcttctaagATCGCTTTCTCAATGTTTGGAGTCTACGTGACGCTGGACGAAAGAAACGTCCTCGACGCACAGAAGGTCTTTGTCTCGATGGCGCTGATCAACATCCTGAAGACGCCGCTCAGTCAGCTGCCATTTGCAATAAGCACAAGCATGCAGGTGGGTAATATTGCTGCTCTGAGATGTTTTCTCCTTCCACGGTGGCTGGTGCAGTAAACAGGTCAGTTAACTAACCACTGACTCTGTTTCAGGCGGTGGTTTCCCTCCGACGTCTGGGAAAGTACCTGTGCTCAGAAGAACTGAAAGTGGACAATGTCTCAAAGGATCCATTGAGTTGTGGTAGGAGCCCCACCCGTGCATAAACTTTTACACTGCATGAATACACTAGCATACTGCACTGTTCGGTGTCACCAATTTTCATAATTTGGTTCCTATACTGTCTGAAATCATAGGCTGTCATAATCGATACAAGCAGCCAGCAAGACTTGCTGTTTATATCTGTGGAGCACCACAGCCTTGTATTGCTCATGTGcactgtcacttcctgggtcgCGGCCTGACTGGTAGACACGTTAATTATAGGATGTTCCCATTTAGTGGTTGATCGTAAATCAGAGCATGAATTCAGACGTATGATTtatagagaaacaaaaaacataccGAGCTCTGTGTCTGTGATCTGTCAACACTTCCTAAGACAGCTCGTGAAAAAGCAACAGCTCTGTAATTTGGATGATTAAGCAAATTCTCTTGTAATTATGCCCAGACTGCTCTATGACAAGTCACTTCAAGGGaggaattttattttgaaggtttgTTTGTCGCTCAGGTTGAAAGAACCTGTTCTGCCTTTAGTGTTTATTGCCGGCTGTATTGAGTTTACTGAGTGTTTCTTTCTCGTTCAGATGGGGAAGACGTGGTGATTGACAACGGCACTTTCAGCTGGTCTGCAGAGGGCCCTCCGTGTCTGAAAAGGTATGAGCTGTGAAAATGAAccaaaaaataaactaaatcaaTAAAATGAAGAGACACTGACTGGATAATTCCCCTCCTTGTTGACAGGATCAACATCCACGTGCCACGAGGTTCCCTTGTTGCTGTCGTGGGACATGTGGGCAGTGGAAAGTCGTCTTTGTTGTCCGCCATGCTcggagaaacagagaaaagaagcGGTCAAGTCGTTGTCAAGGTGCTGAGCTCATGTGCCATGTGCAAGTTCTATTCGTAGTTTGCGggtaacattttaataaatattgacAGTCTCTCTTTGGACGTCTGTCTCCGCAGGGCTCCCTGGCTTATGTGCCACAGCAGGCGTGGATCCAGAACGCCACGGTCCACGACAACATCCTTTTTGGCCGTGAGAAGCTGAAAACATGGTACCACCGTGTGCTGGAAGCCTGTGCTCTGCTGCCAGATCTGGACATTCTTCCTGCTGGAGATTCTACAGAAATCGGAGAGAAGGTATGCAAatgtttttcccttttaaaataaacaattaaaaattCTTTCTTGTCTTGAAATCATCTGAGTTATGTCTGAAATGTTCTCCTAATCTTGGTCATGCAGGGACTGAACCTCTCGGGTGGGCAGAAGCAGAGGGTGAGCCTGGCCAGGGCTGTGTACAGGAAGGCGGATGTGTACCTGCTGGATGATCCGCTGTCTGCTGTTGACGCGCACGTGGGTCAGCACATCTTCGACAAAGTCATTGGACCCAAAGGAGTGCTCAGAGACAAGGTAATGCATGTAACAGAAGCTGCACAGTGCAAATAAGCCTCTACAATTCAGCTGCAAAGAGCCAAAACATGGTTTTATGACACCTCAACCACTTGCAAGCACAAGTCCAGTGCTAGTGTTATCATCACACGGAAACCACCACTTTGCTGACACTCTTGTTTTTTAAGAAAGCATCAATTTAGTGTCGGATTGTGCTTACATCCTATTTTTCTGACCTGTGCAGACCCGCATCCTGGTGACCCATGGGACGAGCTTCCTGCCGCAGGCCGACCACCTTCTCGTCATGGTAGATGGAGAAATCACAGAGAGCGGCTCCTACCAGGAGCTCCTGAGCCGCCACGGTGCATTTGCTGACTTCATCCACACCTTTGCCAACACCACAGAGCGAAAAGAGAGCGCCATacagagaggtgaggagaggttTCAGCACAAAATTCAAAAGACACTGTCATCATAAATTTTATATTAAAGAGTAAAGTGTACTTACATGTGCATTAAACATGTCCTTTTCCTGTAGCCGGGTCCAGGAGGTCCAACGCTCGCCTCAGCATGGTCGACTTCATGCCGTTCTCCAGAGACCTGTCCCAGGAGCAGCTCATCGGGTACTATACAAACACATAAAGTGTCATAAAGCTGTGTGGCATCCCTAGCATTTTATGATGCTGACTTTTGGCTTCTCCACATTCTCCAGGGGTGACACCACTAATACCAACCTGCAGAATATGGAGCCAGTGTCTGAAGCGGACCAGGAACAGATACCAGAGGACTTGGGCAAGTTGACCGTGGCTGACAAGGCCCACACTGGAAGGGTGAGTCTGACAATAGCTTCTCCCCATAAAGATATtcttataattaataataatatttctaagccacaaattatacattttagtTTACTCTCACAGTTAttcaaaacatgttgttttagGCTGCAGCAAGTAGATGTTTTCGGTACAAAACACttccttttcatcacataacaaacacatttagcAAATAGCTGTTGGATACAGTTTAGCTTTAAGCAACTAATGAGATAGCTTTTCCTTAGAagtagagggaaaaaaatagagCTAAAATGAGAAGGAATATTATACTTCCTTTCATCTGGTGACCAGAAATGCAACATCAAATATAAATCATTCAGTGGTTACAGATTTGATATtgatacacagacaaacaaaaggttCCTTTAATTCCTTGAGACTGACCagcatttttgtgtgttttctgcaaaaGGTGAGGCTTGACATGTACAAGAAGTACTTCAAGACAATCAGCCTGGCCATCATCATTCCCATCATCTTCCTGTACGCCTTCCAGCAGGGCGCCTCCCTGGCGTACAGCTACTGGCTCAGCATGTGGGCCGATGACCCCATTGTTAACGGCACTCAGATCGATACAGACCTGAAACTGACTGTGTTTGGGGCTCTGGGCTTCGTACAAGGTCAGTTAGCTAATGGCGTCAGTCCTCAAGGACAAACACTCCACATGTTTGAACGGTTCACGTTGGTTTATAATGTCTGGCTCCGGGTTTGATCGAACGTCCCTCCCCTTTGTTCAGGCATCTCTATCTTTGGCACAACCGTTGCCATCTCGATCTGCGGCATCATCGCTTCTCGCCACCTGCACATGGACCTGCTGATCAACGTGCTGCGCTCCCCCATGTCTTTCTTTGAGACCACGCCCAGCGGCAACCTACTCAACCGTTTTGCCAAAGAGATCGACGCCATTGACTGCATGGTGCCCGACGGCTTGAAAATGATGCTGAGCTACGTCTTCAAACTCATGGAGGTCTGCATCATTGTGCTGATCGCCATGCCCTTCGCAGCTGTGATCATCCTGCCGCTCGCCTTCCTCTACACCTTCGTCCAGGTACATTCCCACTAATGACTTGTATCCTTACTTTTTCTTTGAGAGCATTATTTTATACATGGATCACCAGCAGCTGGGTCCCATTACTGTGTGTTATTTGAACGCTCTGACTTCCAAAACCAACCCTTCTGATTTTGCCTTTCGCATGTATTTTGTTCCCCCACCTGCTGACATAGATTGTTACATGCATTGCTTATGAATTATGGGAAAGCCCTGAGCGCTCCCAAGTCGGTTTCACTCATTAAAGCTGGTGTTTTACTTTTCCACTGTGGGCTACAGAGCTTCTACGTCGCCACATCCTGTCAGCTGCGCCGGCTGGAAGCTGTGAGCCGCTCGCCAATTTACACCCACTTCAATGAGACGGTGCAGGGCGCTGGCGTCATCCGGGCCTTTGGGGAGCAGTCCAGGTTCATTCTACAGGCCAACCAGAGGGTCGACTTCAATCAGACCTCCTACTTCCCCCGAT
The sequence above is a segment of the Limanda limanda chromosome 2, fLimLim1.1, whole genome shotgun sequence genome. Coding sequences within it:
- the abcc6a gene encoding multidrug resistance-associated protein 1; its protein translation is MDAFCRLSGLDPLWDWNRTWYTANPDLTQCFQNTVLVWVPCIYLWFLAPFYCLHLYCHDRGRIKMSCLCSSKMVLGFLLASFGFVEFFYILLERSEEIHQHMVFLLSPIIRSMTVILALCIIQLERIRGCRSSVFLFLFWVLAVVCSLVPLRAKIQLAMDEGIASDIVRYLAFFSYFTIQLAQLFLCCFADQPPVGKTVLEKNPCPVKDASFLSKILFWWFTGLVVKGYRNPLAAEDLWTLRQEDTSHKIMCELDQDWAAECAKIQKQEKALASGAALGGRLPDQAQLLRKLQKEQSSGFFLLRTLARKFGPYFLTGTLCIICHDAFMFAIPQVLSLLLGFMRDKDAPLWKGYFYATLMFLLSCLQSLFNHQYMYACFTVGMRVKTAVMGLVYRKSLVINSAARRTCTVGEIVNLVSADTQKLMDFVVYFNAVWLAPIEIALCLFFLWQHLGPSALAGIATVILIFPLNGFIAKKRSKLQEIQMKFMDGRIRLMNEILNGIKILKFYAWEKAFLEQVLGYREKELEALKKSQILYSISIASFNSSSFLIAFSMFGVYVTLDERNVLDAQKVFVSMALINILKTPLSQLPFAISTSMQAVVSLRRLGKYLCSEELKVDNVSKDPLSCDGEDVVIDNGTFSWSAEGPPCLKRINIHVPRGSLVAVVGHVGSGKSSLLSAMLGETEKRSGQVVVKGSLAYVPQQAWIQNATVHDNILFGREKLKTWYHRVLEACALLPDLDILPAGDSTEIGEKGLNLSGGQKQRVSLARAVYRKADVYLLDDPLSAVDAHVGQHIFDKVIGPKGVLRDKTRILVTHGTSFLPQADHLLVMVDGEITESGSYQELLSRHGAFADFIHTFANTTERKESAIQRAGSRRSNARLSMVDFMPFSRDLSQEQLIGGDTTNTNLQNMEPVSEADQEQIPEDLGKLTVADKAHTGRVRLDMYKKYFKTISLAIIIPIIFLYAFQQGASLAYSYWLSMWADDPIVNGTQIDTDLKLTVFGALGFVQGISIFGTTVAISICGIIASRHLHMDLLINVLRSPMSFFETTPSGNLLNRFAKEIDAIDCMVPDGLKMMLSYVFKLMEVCIIVLIAMPFAAVIILPLAFLYTFVQSFYVATSCQLRRLEAVSRSPIYTHFNETVQGAGVIRAFGEQSRFILQANQRVDFNQTSYFPRFVATRWLAVNLEFVGNGVVLAAAILSVMGKNTLSPGMVGLAVSHSLQVTGLLSWIVRSWTDVENNIVSVERVSEYADTAKEASWSIEGSSLPQAWPQTGTIEFQDYGLQYRKGLELALKGITLHIHEREKVGIVGRTGAGKSSLALGIFRILEAAKGKIFIDGVNIEEIGLHDLRSRITIIPQDPVLFSGSLRMNLDPFDTYTDEEIWSSLELAHLKNFISNLPDKLNHECSEGGENLSLGQRQLVCLARALLRKTKILVLDEATAAVDLETDTLIQSTIRTQFEDCTVLTIAHRLNTIMDYTRVIVMDRGHISEMDTPANLIAQRGQFYRMCREAGLV